In one Brooklawnia cerclae genomic region, the following are encoded:
- a CDS encoding ABC transporter substrate-binding protein, whose product MSRNLVRTIAVAGATALTLSMVACSSDGGDAGDASSSIDCSAFSSYGDLSGTEVSVYTAIVSPEADPYIESFKAFESCTGATIVYEGDKAFSEQISVRVQGGNAPDIAFVPQPGMLQTLVATGEAVAAPAETESNVDEYFSEDWKAYGTVDGTFYAAPLGASVKSLVWYSPQAFADNGYEVPTTWDELMTLTEQIAADHNDGLTKPWCAGFGDGASTGWVGTDWIEDVLLRTAGGETYDQWTSHEIPFNDPAVVDAFDTTGAILKNDDYVNGGLGDHKTISSTAFVDAGLPILDGTCYLHRQASFYANSWPEGTTVGPDGDVWAFYLPATDPDQAKPVVGGGDFALAFSDRPEVQAFQTYLASADWANERAKATTAGGAVSANKGLDTDLLTNEVDKLSVEMLTDDKTVFRFDGSDLMPSAVGAGTFWTAMVDWTTEDKSSEEVTTQVESTWPA is encoded by the coding sequence ATGTCACGCAACCTGGTACGAACGATCGCCGTCGCGGGCGCCACTGCCCTGACATTGAGCATGGTGGCCTGCAGCTCCGACGGAGGTGATGCCGGCGATGCGAGCAGTTCGATCGACTGTTCGGCGTTCAGCTCCTACGGAGACCTCAGCGGAACGGAGGTGAGCGTATACACAGCGATCGTGTCACCCGAGGCCGACCCCTACATCGAGTCCTTCAAGGCGTTCGAGAGCTGCACCGGCGCCACCATCGTCTACGAGGGCGACAAGGCATTCAGCGAACAGATCTCGGTGCGGGTGCAGGGCGGCAACGCGCCCGACATCGCCTTCGTCCCGCAGCCCGGCATGCTGCAGACCCTCGTCGCCACGGGTGAGGCCGTCGCGGCGCCGGCCGAGACCGAGAGCAACGTGGACGAGTACTTCTCCGAGGACTGGAAGGCCTACGGCACCGTCGACGGCACCTTCTACGCCGCCCCGCTGGGCGCGTCCGTGAAGTCGCTGGTCTGGTACTCACCCCAGGCGTTCGCCGACAACGGCTACGAGGTGCCCACGACCTGGGACGAGCTGATGACCCTCACCGAGCAGATCGCCGCCGACCACAACGACGGCCTCACCAAGCCCTGGTGTGCAGGGTTCGGTGACGGCGCGTCCACCGGATGGGTCGGCACCGACTGGATCGAGGACGTCCTGCTGCGCACCGCCGGCGGCGAGACCTACGACCAGTGGACCAGCCACGAGATCCCGTTCAACGACCCCGCGGTCGTGGATGCCTTCGACACCACCGGCGCGATCCTCAAGAACGACGACTACGTCAACGGTGGCCTCGGCGACCACAAGACCATCTCGAGCACGGCGTTCGTCGACGCCGGCCTGCCGATCCTCGACGGCACCTGCTACCTGCACCGCCAGGCCTCCTTCTACGCCAACTCGTGGCCCGAGGGAACCACCGTCGGCCCCGACGGTGACGTGTGGGCGTTCTACCTTCCGGCCACAGACCCCGACCAGGCCAAGCCGGTCGTCGGCGGCGGCGACTTCGCGCTCGCCTTCTCCGATCGTCCCGAGGTGCAGGCTTTCCAGACCTACCTGGCCAGCGCCGACTGGGCCAACGAGCGGGCGAAGGCCACGACCGCGGGTGGTGCCGTCAGCGCCAACAAGGGCCTCGACACCGACCTGCTGACCAACGAGGTCGACAAGCTGTCGGTCGAGATGCTGACCGACGACAAGACCGTCTTCCGGTTCGACGGCTCCGACCTGATGCCGAGCGCCGTGGGCGCGGGCACCTTCTGGACGGCGATGGTCGACTGGACGACCGAGGACAAGTCCTCCGAGGAGGTCACCACGCAGGTCGAGTCCACCTGGCCCGCCTGA
- a CDS encoding succinic semialdehyde dehydrogenase → MTSATSTTLGFDDDLVRGLTAQLRATSGETFEEQSPLTGRPLATVPRSSADDIGAAVTTAREFQPRWAAVPVAERADCLLRLHDLLLDNQDAILDLICAESGKARMDAYMELVHLVLTARYYGRRAARLLRTSRAAGIVPGLTRVDVNRVPKGVVGLITPWNYPLTMALCDGIAALVAGNTVVHKPDSQTVLTALMGIALLRAAGVPENAWQVVAAPGREVGPQLVAGCDMIAFTGSTATGRQLATATAGRLTSISAELGGKNPLLVLADADLEAAAEGAARACFDNAGQLCVHIERIYVDARVYDEFRERLVSAVTGLVLAPGLGWDCQVGTLISPAQLAKVQDHVSDARTKGATVLCGGHPRPDLAPWCYEPTVLEGVTPAMRCHLDETFGPVVSLYRFDGEDEAVELANQGTQGLNASIWTTDHAHGRRIARRLRAGTVNINEGYAAALASIDAPMGGMGTSGMGRRQGAEGLLRFTEPQTVATQRLVPLTPFGPIGSATGGAEGFVRLLNRGLRVLRAVGRA, encoded by the coding sequence GTGACCTCAGCTACTTCGACGACTCTCGGCTTCGACGATGACCTCGTCCGCGGCCTCACCGCGCAGTTGCGCGCGACCTCGGGGGAGACGTTCGAGGAGCAGTCCCCGCTCACGGGAAGGCCGTTGGCGACCGTTCCACGCAGTTCCGCGGACGACATCGGTGCCGCGGTGACCACCGCACGCGAGTTCCAGCCCCGCTGGGCGGCGGTGCCTGTCGCGGAGCGCGCCGACTGCCTCCTGCGGCTGCACGACCTGTTGCTCGACAACCAGGACGCGATACTCGACCTGATCTGTGCCGAGTCCGGCAAGGCGCGGATGGACGCGTACATGGAACTCGTCCACCTCGTTCTCACGGCCCGCTACTACGGTCGCCGGGCGGCCCGGTTGCTGCGGACGAGCCGGGCAGCCGGAATCGTCCCGGGGCTGACTCGGGTGGACGTCAACCGCGTGCCCAAGGGTGTCGTCGGCCTCATCACGCCGTGGAACTACCCGCTGACGATGGCCCTGTGCGACGGCATCGCGGCCCTGGTCGCGGGCAACACCGTCGTCCACAAGCCCGATTCGCAGACCGTGCTGACGGCCCTCATGGGCATCGCGCTACTGCGGGCTGCGGGCGTGCCGGAGAACGCCTGGCAGGTCGTCGCCGCACCCGGCAGGGAGGTGGGGCCGCAGCTGGTCGCCGGTTGCGACATGATCGCGTTCACCGGGTCGACCGCGACGGGCCGCCAGTTGGCGACCGCGACCGCCGGCCGCCTCACGTCGATCAGCGCCGAACTGGGCGGCAAGAACCCCCTGCTCGTCCTCGCGGACGCCGACCTGGAGGCCGCCGCGGAGGGTGCGGCCAGGGCGTGCTTCGACAACGCCGGGCAACTGTGCGTCCACATCGAGCGCATCTACGTGGACGCCCGGGTGTACGACGAGTTCCGTGAGCGGCTCGTCTCGGCGGTCACAGGCCTCGTCCTCGCACCGGGGCTGGGGTGGGACTGCCAGGTGGGGACGCTCATCTCTCCCGCGCAGCTGGCGAAGGTGCAGGACCATGTCTCGGACGCCCGGACGAAGGGCGCCACCGTGTTGTGCGGTGGTCATCCGCGGCCCGATCTCGCCCCCTGGTGCTACGAGCCGACCGTGCTCGAAGGGGTGACCCCTGCGATGCGCTGTCACCTGGACGAGACGTTCGGCCCGGTGGTGAGCCTCTACCGGTTCGACGGTGAGGACGAGGCCGTCGAACTGGCGAATCAGGGCACCCAGGGTCTCAACGCATCGATCTGGACGACCGACCACGCCCACGGCCGCCGGATCGCCCGCAGGCTTCGCGCGGGCACGGTGAACATCAACGAGGGTTACGCGGCGGCGCTGGCGTCCATCGACGCACCCATGGGCGGCATGGGCACCTCCGGGATGGGGCGCCGCCAGGGGGCCGAGGGTCTGCTGCGGTTCACCGAGCCCCAGACCGTGGCCACGCAGCGGCTCGTCCCGCTGACGCCCTTCGGGCCGATCGGGAGCGCAACAGGGGGCGCCGAGGGCTTCGTGCGCCTGCTGAACCGGGGACTCCGCGTGCTGCGGGCGGTCGGGCGGGCGTGA
- the malQ gene encoding 4-alpha-glucanotransferase: protein MGVATAVAVRSDREEIADRLAPLGVSFGYFNTSGQWIDTPTSTLARVADSFDQTMDDTEFAEPIVCTPGRYHPALTGTLILEDGYHFQCHGVVDVPGYHILYTRDGVRRFVIAAPERLRVPDRSWGWQIQLYAARSRGSWGIGDFRDLALVCRLAAAQGASCVQVSPVHAIAPITQPQPSPYSPASRLFLNLLHIAPGEVFGAERVDLSDLDREGRALNSQRMIDRNTVWALKREALARIWAVIRDEPDAEFRAWELSQGRNLRRFAVWSAITEVLGDADWRSWPEPLRRPDSPAVRDFASEHSELVRFHTWAQWVANVQYRDACASGVDVVADLAVGFDASSADAWAFQDLLEFDFEIGAPPDHNNTEGQRWGLPPFNPRALAAADFAPFIEMVRSALQHARSLRIDHVMQLWRLFWVPRDEDAGQGVYVYYPVDALLAILRLEAMRGHAWIVGEDMGTVAEGVRETMAAIGMLGNRSAMRTAVGDFPHLGVGTSSTHDQVTIAGLLSGSDMDDLRRIGKNADWAQITRTRRSLAELAHLNPDLPQSTLTEADIKAAVLARYRLLSDAQSVVVVVNIDDAALVAERPNMPGTIDTYPNWRIALPRPVDDIMTADVTRDLVRLMNEDR, encoded by the coding sequence GTGGGAGTTGCCACAGCTGTCGCTGTCCGCTCGGACCGTGAAGAGATCGCGGACCGGCTCGCCCCGCTCGGCGTGTCCTTCGGGTACTTCAACACGTCCGGACAGTGGATCGACACCCCCACCAGCACACTCGCCCGTGTGGCGGACTCGTTCGACCAGACGATGGACGACACCGAGTTCGCCGAGCCGATCGTCTGTACGCCGGGGCGCTATCATCCGGCCCTGACCGGCACGCTGATCCTCGAGGACGGCTACCACTTCCAGTGCCACGGGGTCGTCGACGTCCCCGGCTACCACATCCTCTACACGCGCGACGGGGTACGCCGGTTCGTCATCGCCGCACCCGAGCGGCTGCGGGTTCCGGACAGGTCGTGGGGATGGCAGATCCAGCTCTACGCCGCCCGGTCACGTGGCTCCTGGGGAATCGGCGACTTCCGCGATCTGGCCCTGGTGTGCAGGCTCGCCGCCGCACAGGGCGCCAGTTGCGTGCAGGTCTCGCCGGTGCACGCGATCGCCCCCATCACCCAGCCACAGCCCTCCCCGTACTCGCCGGCGTCCCGGCTCTTCCTCAACCTCCTGCACATCGCACCCGGCGAGGTGTTCGGGGCCGAGCGCGTCGACCTGTCCGATCTCGATCGGGAGGGGCGCGCGCTCAACTCGCAGCGCATGATCGACCGCAACACCGTCTGGGCGCTCAAGCGCGAGGCCCTCGCACGCATCTGGGCTGTCATCAGGGACGAGCCTGACGCCGAGTTCCGCGCCTGGGAGCTGTCCCAGGGACGCAATCTGCGGCGCTTCGCCGTCTGGTCGGCGATCACGGAGGTGCTCGGGGACGCCGACTGGCGCAGTTGGCCGGAGCCGTTGCGTCGTCCCGACTCACCGGCGGTGCGCGACTTCGCCTCCGAGCACTCCGAACTCGTCCGGTTCCACACCTGGGCGCAGTGGGTGGCCAACGTCCAGTACCGCGACGCCTGCGCGTCCGGGGTGGACGTGGTGGCCGACCTGGCCGTGGGCTTCGACGCGAGCAGCGCGGATGCCTGGGCGTTCCAGGACCTCCTGGAGTTCGACTTCGAGATCGGCGCGCCGCCCGACCACAACAACACCGAGGGCCAGCGTTGGGGGCTTCCGCCCTTCAACCCTCGCGCGCTGGCGGCAGCCGATTTCGCGCCGTTCATCGAAATGGTCCGCTCGGCTCTGCAGCACGCACGCAGCCTGCGGATCGACCACGTGATGCAGCTGTGGCGACTGTTCTGGGTGCCACGCGACGAGGACGCGGGCCAGGGCGTGTACGTCTACTACCCCGTGGACGCGCTGTTGGCGATCCTGCGGCTGGAGGCGATGCGCGGGCACGCGTGGATCGTCGGCGAGGACATGGGCACCGTCGCCGAGGGGGTGCGCGAGACCATGGCCGCGATCGGCATGCTCGGCAACCGGTCGGCCATGCGGACGGCGGTCGGTGACTTCCCCCATCTCGGTGTGGGCACGAGTTCGACCCACGACCAGGTGACCATCGCCGGCCTGCTGAGCGGCAGCGACATGGACGATCTGCGGCGCATCGGGAAGAACGCCGACTGGGCGCAGATCACCCGCACCCGCCGGAGCCTGGCCGAGTTGGCCCACCTGAATCCCGATCTGCCGCAGTCCACGCTGACCGAGGCCGACATCAAGGCGGCGGTGCTCGCCCGTTACCGCCTCCTGTCGGACGCGCAGTCCGTGGTCGTGGTGGTCAACATCGACGACGCCGCGTTGGTCGCCGAACGACCGAACATGCCCGGCACGATCGACACCTACCCGAACTGGCGCATCGCGCTGCCGAGGCCTGTCGACGACATCATGACCGCCGACGTCACCCGCGACCTCGTCCGCCTGATGAACGAGGACCGCTGA
- a CDS encoding DNA alkylation repair protein, with protein MTTAGQLADDIRTELAASADPQRAEQVQAYLKSTLPCYGVPVPRVRLIARRALQGAPDLGRDDWIAAIAALWDGAVHHEECTAAIEIADARRSWAAPDLMPLYRHMAVTGAWWDLVDPLASHLVAEVLRRYPDESATIREWARADDPWLRRVAVLSQVAFGRDTDTDLLRDVLEQNLFDSPFGTGFFIRKAVGWALRAYVPTDAAWVREFVAEHDDRLSTLSRREALRLLD; from the coding sequence GTGACCACCGCAGGACAGCTCGCGGACGACATCCGCACCGAACTCGCGGCGTCCGCGGACCCGCAACGCGCCGAGCAGGTGCAGGCCTACCTGAAGTCCACGCTGCCGTGCTACGGGGTCCCGGTTCCCAGGGTGCGCCTGATCGCGCGGCGTGCCCTCCAGGGTGCGCCCGATCTGGGCCGGGACGACTGGATCGCCGCCATCGCTGCCTTGTGGGACGGCGCCGTCCACCACGAGGAGTGCACCGCGGCGATCGAGATCGCCGATGCCCGCCGCTCGTGGGCGGCCCCCGACCTGATGCCGCTGTACCGCCACATGGCGGTCACCGGGGCGTGGTGGGATCTCGTCGACCCGCTGGCATCGCACCTGGTCGCCGAGGTCTTGCGCCGGTATCCGGACGAGTCCGCGACGATCCGCGAATGGGCGCGGGCGGACGATCCCTGGCTGCGCCGTGTCGCCGTGCTGAGCCAGGTGGCCTTCGGCCGCGACACCGACACGGACCTCCTGCGCGACGTGCTGGAGCAGAACCTGTTCGACTCGCCGTTCGGCACGGGCTTCTTCATCCGCAAGGCGGTCGGCTGGGCTCTGCGGGCGTATGTCCCCACGGACGCCGCGTGGGTGCGGGAGTTCGTCGCCGAGCACGACGATCGGCTGTCGACCCTCAGCCGGCGGGAGGCGCTCAGGCTGCTCGACTGA
- a CDS encoding NAD(P)/FAD-dependent oxidoreductase: MSEQRVVVVGAGLAGTQVAQTLRDEGFSGTITLVGDEHGLPYDRTKLSKEYLQGRVDLPGILLHPDEWYDAEHLTLLRGETVVAIDRGAKSVRLASGASLAYDWLVLATGAAPRRIPLLGGDLPGVMALRSLGDSDALRELFASGGRLAVIGAGWIGLEAAAAAVGAGMSVSVIAPNNQPLDRVLGPTIGEHFANLHRRNGVDLRLGTTARGILERDGRAAGVRTDAGDVEADAVLVAVGATPRVELAEHAGIEVDRGVLTDEHLVTNDPAVLAVGDIADAWNTTLQTRIRREHWDNAIRQGALAAGTVLGRGGVYDWLPYFYTDQFDLGMEYVGDSLPTDDVVVRGTLASGEFIAFWLRDGVVTAGMNVNVWDVNETLRGLVGRQVDPARLADPGVDLSELLTA; this comes from the coding sequence ATGTCTGAACAACGAGTGGTTGTCGTCGGAGCCGGCCTCGCAGGGACGCAGGTGGCACAGACGCTCCGCGACGAGGGTTTCAGCGGGACGATCACACTCGTGGGCGACGAGCACGGGCTGCCCTACGACCGCACGAAGCTCTCCAAGGAATACCTCCAGGGCCGGGTCGATCTGCCCGGCATCCTGCTGCATCCGGACGAGTGGTACGACGCGGAGCACCTGACGCTGTTGCGGGGCGAGACCGTCGTGGCGATCGACCGCGGTGCGAAGTCCGTCCGCCTGGCCTCGGGCGCGAGCCTCGCCTACGACTGGCTCGTCCTGGCGACCGGCGCCGCGCCGCGCCGTATCCCGTTGCTGGGAGGCGATCTGCCCGGGGTGATGGCCCTGCGTTCCCTCGGTGACTCGGACGCCCTGCGCGAATTGTTCGCCTCCGGAGGACGCCTGGCCGTCATCGGGGCGGGCTGGATCGGCCTGGAGGCGGCGGCCGCCGCCGTAGGGGCCGGGATGTCGGTGAGCGTGATCGCGCCCAACAATCAGCCCCTCGACCGCGTCCTCGGGCCCACCATCGGCGAGCACTTCGCGAACCTCCACCGCCGCAACGGGGTCGACCTCCGCCTGGGGACGACCGCGCGCGGCATCCTGGAACGCGACGGTCGCGCTGCCGGTGTCCGCACCGATGCCGGCGACGTCGAGGCCGACGCCGTGCTGGTGGCCGTCGGGGCGACGCCCCGGGTGGAGCTCGCCGAGCACGCCGGCATCGAGGTCGACAGGGGCGTGCTGACCGACGAGCACCTGGTCACCAACGATCCGGCGGTGCTCGCCGTGGGTGACATCGCCGACGCCTGGAACACGACGCTGCAGACCCGCATCCGCCGCGAGCACTGGGACAACGCCATCCGGCAGGGTGCCCTGGCAGCCGGGACCGTTCTCGGCAGGGGCGGGGTCTACGACTGGCTGCCCTACTTCTACACCGACCAGTTCGACCTGGGCATGGAGTACGTCGGCGACAGCCTCCCCACCGATGACGTGGTGGTGCGGGGGACGCTGGCCTCAGGCGAGTTCATCGCGTTCTGGTTGCGCGACGGCGTCGTCACGGCGGGCATGAACGTCAATGTCTGGGACGTCAACGAGACTCTCCGCGGGCTCGTCGGCCGGCAGGTGGATCCCGCCCGCCTGGCCGATCCGGGCGTGGACCTCTCCGAGCTGCTGACGGCGTGA
- a CDS encoding HAD-IA family hydrolase, whose protein sequence is MPLLFVDLDNTISDRASSLRRWITTYLTERYGEADPGLAAEIVRADGDGLRDKGEAADDLAEVLGLTPAERDGIIAVLRAGTLAALQPTPGIVEALDRASAAGHTPFIVTNGKVSQQEGKVARLGLADHVAGMVVSEGVGVRKPDPEIFRIAAGQAGDTLEGAWMVGDSPDADIAGAAAAGLPSVWIARGRPYPAGLPRPTHVAEPADIGIAFPQAVDLILDRSR, encoded by the coding sequence GTGCCCCTCCTGTTCGTCGATCTCGACAACACCATCTCCGACCGCGCGTCCTCGCTACGCCGATGGATCACCACCTACCTGACCGAGCGCTACGGCGAGGCCGACCCCGGGCTGGCCGCCGAGATCGTGCGTGCCGACGGCGACGGCCTGCGCGACAAGGGTGAGGCGGCCGACGACCTCGCCGAGGTACTGGGTCTCACGCCTGCCGAGCGCGATGGGATCATCGCCGTGCTCCGGGCCGGGACGCTCGCTGCGCTCCAGCCGACCCCGGGGATCGTCGAGGCCCTCGACCGCGCGTCGGCGGCGGGCCACACCCCGTTCATCGTCACCAACGGGAAGGTGTCGCAACAGGAGGGCAAGGTGGCCAGGCTCGGGCTCGCCGACCACGTGGCCGGCATGGTGGTGAGCGAGGGCGTCGGCGTCCGCAAGCCCGATCCCGAGATCTTCCGGATCGCCGCCGGGCAGGCGGGCGACACGCTGGAGGGAGCCTGGATGGTGGGCGACTCCCCGGACGCCGACATCGCGGGCGCGGCCGCGGCGGGGCTCCCGTCGGTGTGGATCGCTCGGGGCCGCCCCTATCCCGCGGGGCTGCCGCGTCCCACCCATGTCGCCGAACCGGCCGACATCGGCATCGCGTTCCCGCAGGCGGTCGATCTGATCTTGGATCGAAGCCGCTAG
- the amrB gene encoding AmmeMemoRadiSam system protein B, whose protein sequence is MTTRPPAVAGSFYPADPVGLAATVDALLSRARHLGDRPIDAHDGDAHRMLDEHARDDRLDDYVPRPRVVPSSVAPPKALISPHAGYVFSGSTAALGFAALDPGERPITRVVVACPTHRVGVRGIALPDADAFVTPLGTIPVDRETTSRIATLPQVVVRPDVHAQEHAIEVQLPFLQRVLDEFSLVPLAVGDVPPEVAAAALDACWGGPETLVIVSSDLSHYHPYEQARSLDQDTVARILRVEGPVGDQRACGVRALNGLLAAAPGHRLRPTLLGMCNSGDTRGDRSGVVGYASIAWHEGARREDVA, encoded by the coding sequence ATGACCACCAGGCCGCCCGCTGTCGCAGGGTCGTTCTACCCTGCTGATCCGGTCGGACTCGCCGCCACTGTGGACGCGCTGCTGTCGAGGGCACGCCATTTGGGCGATCGGCCGATCGACGCGCATGACGGTGATGCGCACCGCATGCTCGACGAGCACGCACGCGACGATCGCCTCGACGATTACGTGCCGCGACCGCGCGTCGTGCCGTCGTCCGTCGCGCCGCCGAAGGCGCTGATCAGCCCCCATGCCGGATACGTCTTCTCGGGGTCCACCGCAGCGCTCGGCTTCGCCGCGCTCGATCCGGGCGAGCGGCCGATCACGCGTGTGGTCGTGGCCTGCCCGACCCACCGTGTCGGCGTCCGCGGGATCGCGCTTCCCGACGCGGACGCGTTCGTGACCCCGCTCGGGACGATCCCCGTCGACCGCGAGACGACGTCGCGGATCGCGACCCTGCCGCAGGTCGTCGTCCGGCCCGACGTGCATGCCCAGGAGCACGCGATCGAGGTGCAACTCCCGTTCCTGCAACGTGTGCTGGACGAGTTCAGCCTCGTGCCGCTGGCCGTCGGCGATGTGCCCCCCGAGGTGGCCGCCGCAGCCCTCGACGCATGCTGGGGCGGCCCCGAGACCCTCGTGATCGTCAGTTCCGACCTGTCCCATTACCACCCCTACGAGCAGGCCCGCTCACTCGATCAGGACACCGTCGCGCGCATCCTGCGGGTCGAGGGTCCCGTCGGCGATCAGCGGGCCTGCGGGGTGCGCGCCCTCAACGGGCTGCTGGCCGCCGCACCCGGCCATCGGCTGCGCCCCACCCTGCTGGGCATGTGCAACTCGGGCGACACCAGGGGCGACCGGTCGGGGGTCGTGGGCTATGCGTCCATCGCGTGGCACGAGGGCGCCCGGCGCGAGGACGTGGCATGA
- the amrA gene encoding AmmeMemoRadiSam system protein A, translating to MSVPDDAGRVLLPLARGAIAERLGLRAPDVERADWLDEPGASFVTLTIGDRLRGCIGTILAHRPLGDDVVANARHAAFDDSRFAPLRADEFGAVTLEVSVLTAPDPVRFTSRDDLLARLRPGTDGLIVRAVGRRATFLPQVWEKLPDPGRFVEQLLRKAGLPESWWEPDELVVERYGVRAWSEPDGYESKGRG from the coding sequence ATGAGCGTCCCGGACGACGCGGGACGCGTCCTGCTGCCGCTGGCGCGGGGGGCGATCGCCGAGCGCCTCGGTCTGCGAGCACCGGACGTCGAACGTGCCGACTGGCTGGACGAACCGGGTGCCTCGTTCGTCACCCTCACCATCGGTGATCGGCTGCGCGGGTGCATCGGGACGATCCTGGCGCATCGGCCGCTGGGCGACGACGTGGTGGCCAACGCCCGGCACGCGGCCTTCGACGACTCCCGGTTCGCGCCGTTGCGAGCCGACGAGTTCGGGGCGGTGACCCTGGAGGTCTCGGTGCTCACCGCCCCCGACCCCGTGCGCTTCACCAGCCGCGACGACCTCCTCGCCCGGTTGCGTCCGGGTACCGACGGGCTGATCGTCCGGGCGGTCGGTCGCCGCGCGACCTTCCTGCCGCAGGTGTGGGAGAAACTGCCCGATCCCGGCCGGTTCGTGGAGCAGTTGCTGCGCAAAGCCGGTCTCCCCGAATCATGGTGGGAACCTGACGAACTTGTGGTCGAGCGGTACGGGGTCCGCGCCTGGTCCGAGCCGGACGGGTACGAGTCGAAGGGGAGGGGCTGA
- the amrS gene encoding AmmeMemoRadiSam system radical SAM enzyme, which produces MNRPARYWRSLDDEGRVQCTLCPRACRLRPGQRGYCFVRANQDGRLVLTTYGLSSGFCIDPIEKKPLNHFLPGSAVLSFGTAGCNLGCKYCQNWDISTSREMERLSDAASPGEVARAAESSGCAGVAYTYNDPIVFAEYAIDTALACRERGLANIAVTAGYVCPEGRRDLFSVMDAVNVDLKGFSNDFYRTVTGAELQPVLDTIMWLVHEADAWVELTTLLIPGTNDASSDIRAMCRWIVGELGPDVPLHFTAFHPAHRMLDVPATPSRTLARARLIGYEAGLHYVYTGNVHDPAGQTTHCPTCSTPVVARDRYTIDAYLLDEHGCCPVCGTRIAGRFGERAGDFGSHRIPIRLSSHRDVGSVQ; this is translated from the coding sequence ATGAACCGCCCGGCGCGTTACTGGCGGTCGCTGGACGATGAGGGACGCGTCCAGTGCACACTGTGCCCGCGGGCGTGCCGGCTGCGGCCGGGCCAGCGTGGGTACTGCTTCGTACGAGCGAACCAGGACGGCAGGCTCGTCCTGACCACCTACGGACTGTCGTCCGGGTTCTGCATCGACCCGATCGAGAAGAAGCCGCTCAACCACTTCCTGCCGGGCTCGGCCGTCCTGAGCTTCGGCACCGCGGGCTGCAACCTGGGCTGCAAGTACTGCCAGAACTGGGACATCAGCACCTCGCGCGAGATGGAACGGCTGTCGGACGCGGCCTCCCCCGGCGAGGTGGCCCGCGCTGCGGAGTCGTCCGGCTGCGCCGGGGTCGCCTACACCTACAACGACCCCATCGTGTTCGCCGAGTACGCGATCGACACCGCGCTGGCCTGCCGCGAGCGCGGCCTGGCGAACATCGCGGTCACGGCGGGTTATGTCTGCCCCGAGGGCAGACGCGACCTGTTCTCGGTGATGGACGCGGTGAACGTCGACCTCAAGGGCTTCTCGAACGACTTCTACCGCACCGTCACCGGAGCCGAATTGCAGCCGGTGCTCGACACGATCATGTGGCTGGTGCACGAGGCGGACGCATGGGTCGAACTCACCACGCTGCTGATCCCGGGCACCAACGACGCGTCCAGCGACATCAGGGCCATGTGCCGGTGGATCGTCGGCGAACTGGGGCCTGACGTCCCCCTGCACTTCACGGCGTTCCACCCGGCCCACCGGATGCTCGACGTGCCGGCCACGCCGTCCCGCACCCTTGCCAGGGCCCGCCTGATCGGCTACGAGGCGGGGCTGCACTACGTGTACACCGGCAACGTGCACGACCCGGCGGGTCAGACGACCCATTGCCCCACCTGCTCCACCCCCGTGGTGGCCCGCGACCGGTACACGATCGACGCCTATCTGCTGGACGAGCACGGTTGCTGCCCGGTCTGCGGGACGCGCATCGCCGGGCGGTTCGGTGAGCGGGCCGGTGACTTCGGCTCCCACCGGATTCCCATCCGGCTGTCGTCGCACCGCGACGTTGGCAGCGTCCAGTAA
- a CDS encoding FKBP-type peptidyl-prolyl cis-trans isomerase: MSEKPFIEPPTGPVPAELQIIDEVVGEGKEATRGATVFVDYVGVGFDSGEEFDASYNRGEPLAFRLGIGQVIKGWDDGVLGMKVGGRRRLVIPAHLAYGRRGVPGVIGPNEALIFVCELRDVR; encoded by the coding sequence ATGAGCGAAAAGCCCTTCATCGAACCACCCACCGGCCCGGTCCCCGCCGAACTGCAGATCATCGACGAGGTCGTCGGTGAGGGCAAGGAGGCGACTCGCGGTGCCACCGTGTTCGTCGATTACGTCGGCGTCGGCTTCGATTCGGGCGAGGAATTCGACGCCTCCTACAACCGTGGTGAGCCGCTGGCCTTCCGGCTCGGCATCGGTCAGGTCATCAAGGGATGGGACGACGGCGTGCTCGGCATGAAGGTGGGTGGACGGCGCAGGCTGGTCATCCCCGCTCACCTCGCGTACGGCCGCCGGGGCGTCCCCGGGGTCATCGGCCCGAACGAGGCACTGATCTTCGTCTGCGAGCTGCGCGACGTGCGCTGA